Sequence from the Thermocaproicibacter melissae genome:
AGTACGCCGCCGATGCTGTCGAAAACGAAGGCAAAAAGGCCCAGCGCCATGATAAGCAGCGTGTCCCAGCGAACGAATTTTTCCGCCTGCATCTGGAACGAAACCGTAATGCCAAGGAAAATGGTAATCAAATTGGAAAGCGGCCCTTCTGCCGTTTTGCAGAGACTTTCGAGCTTACCGCATTCGCGAATCAGGTTGCCGAACATCAAAAAGCCTACCAGTGCAACGGAATCCGGAGCAATCAGGCCGGCAATCAAGGTTACGACAATCGGGAACAGAATCTTTGTTGTCTTAGACACCGACTCGGGGCGGTACGGCATGCGGATTTTGCGCTCTTTCTTCGTCGTAACAAGGCGAATGGCAAACGGCTGAATGACCGGAACCAATGCCATGTACGAATAAGCCGCAACCGTGATTGCGCCGACATAATTGCTTTTCAGCGTCTGCGCAACAAGGATGGAGGTCGGCCCGTCGGCTGCACCGATGACACCGGCCGATATTGCGTCCTTGAGCGGGAAGCCGAGCAGCACCGCCATAAACACCGTGAAGAAAATGCCGAACTGCGCCGCGCCACCGAACAGGAACATGCGCGGGTTGGAAAGCAGCGGCCCGAAGTCAATCATGGCACCGATGCCGACAAACAGAAGCAGCGGCATGGCTTCCGAAGCGCTGATGCCCGCGTGGTAAAGCCACTGCACAATGCCGTTGTCGCCCAGAACGCCGGTGTACGGCAGGTTGACGAGAATTGCGCCGAAACCCATCGGAATGAGCAGCGATGGTTCAAAGTCCTTTTTGATCGCAAGCCAGATCAGAAGGCCGCCGACGACCCACATCACCAGCATCTTCCAGGTGATTCCCTGAAATCCTTGGATGAGAAAAGTAAACTGTTCCAAACGGGGAAACGTCCTTTCGCACTATTATCGTATTTTACGTCATACTCTCTTATTATAAAGACCGACAGTGCGTTTTTCAAGCACTACCGACTTTTCCATGAAGTTTTGCACGGCGATGCAAAAAATCCGCCATGCGCTGCATGGCGGATAATAAATGAGCAGAGTTCTGCCCAGATTACTGGTGGTCTTCGATATATTTGACCAATTCCCCAACCGTCTTGAGGTTCTCCACTTCCTCATCCGGAATCTCGATCTCGAATTCGTCCTCAATTGACATCAGCAGATCGACAACATCCAGAGAATCTGCGCCGAGGTCGTCAGCGATGTTGGTGTCCGGGGTAATCGAATCCTCCTCAACATCAAACTGCTCGCTCAGAATCGCCTTTACTTTCTCTAAAACCATGCTTATCCTCCTTAAGAAATGGGATGCCCCGCTCATCCTAAAATACAGCCTTTTGTGGACAACGGGGACAATGGCGTGCTACAATTGCCACAAAAGCGAAATTCCCCGCGGTTTTTCCGGGGAACCGAAACACTATCCACATATTATTAGCAAAGTGATTCTTTGTCAATATCCTTTTTCATTCTTTTTTAGGGGAGATTTGTGTGAACACCTGCAGTTTTGCCCTGATTGGCCATCCGATAGGCCACAGCATGTCACCGTTCCTTCACTCAAAGCTTTTCGCCCTCTCCGGAGTCAATGCCTCCTATACCCTGCACGATATTTCTCCGGAGAATCTCGCCTCATCCGTCCCGTTTCTGCGGACGCTTGACGGGTTCAACATCACGATTCCCCATAAAGAAACAATTATTCGTTTTCTCGATTCGCTGGACCCGCGCGCCGAGGAAGCTGGCTCCGTCAACACCGTAAAAAATGTGGATGGGCGTCTGATTGGCTACACGACGGACGGCGAAGGCTTCCGCCGTGCACTGGAATTTGCCGGCGTTCCGCTTGGCGGAAGGGTCGCAATTCTCGGTGCCGGAGGCGCCGCGCGCGCCATCGCCTTTGAAGCGGCTCACGCGGGTGCCCGTATCACCGTTGCCGCGCGGGAACACAGCCTCCCCTCGGCGCAGCGTCTATGCGCCGAGCTTCGTGCAAAAATTCCGGGCACAACCGCGGAAAGCTGCTTAATCTCAAATTTGAGCGGAACATGGGACCTTCTCGTCAACGCAACGCCAGCCGGCATGATTCCGCATCCGGAAACCTGCGCCGCTTCGGAGGAGCTTGTGGCAAATTCCGCTTGCGTGTTTGACGCTGTTTACAATCCTGATGAAACAAAGCTCCTCTCCATCGCAAAACGCCTCGGAAAAAAGGCGGTGGGCGGCGTCGGCATGCTCGTCTGCCAAGCCGCGGCCGCCGAGGAAATCTGGCTCGGTACACATTTTTCCGCTAAAGACCTGCAGGCGCTGTTTGCGGAAACCTCCCTTCAGGTGAGGGCGCGGTTCGGCAATCTCACGCTCTGCGGATTCATGGGGTGCGGAAAAACGACCTGCGGCCGGATTCTAGCCAAACGACTGAATCGCCGCTTTGTGGACCTGGACGAGTACATTGAGCAGAAGCAGGGAATGTCCGTTTCCGAAATCTTTGCCAAAAAAGGGGAACCGGCGTTCCGGCAGATGGAAACGGATGCCGTGAAGGAACTTTCGCACTCCGGCGGGCTTGTGATTGCTGCCGGCGGAGGAACCCTGT
This genomic interval carries:
- a CDS encoding sodium ion-translocating decarboxylase subunit beta, whose protein sequence is MLVMWVVGGLLIWLAIKKDFEPSLLIPMGFGAILVNLPYTGVLGDNGIVQWLYHAGISASEAMPLLLFVGIGAMIDFGPLLSNPRMFLFGGAAQFGIFFTVFMAVLLGFPLKDAISAGVIGAADGPTSILVAQTLKSNYVGAITVAAYSYMALVPVIQPFAIRLVTTKKERKIRMPYRPESVSKTTKILFPIVVTLIAGLIAPDSVALVGFLMFGNLIRECGKLESLCKTAEGPLSNLITIFLGITVSFQMQAEKFVRWDTLLIMALGLFAFVFDSIGGVLFAKLMNLFLPEGKKFNPMVGAAGISAFPMSARVIQKMGLEEDNQNHLLMHAVGANVAGQIGSVVAGGILLKLAETLIH
- the acpP gene encoding acyl carrier protein, whose product is MVLEKVKAILSEQFDVEEDSITPDTNIADDLGADSLDVVDLLMSIEDEFEIEIPDEEVENLKTVGELVKYIEDHQ
- the aroE gene encoding shikimate dehydrogenase → MNTCSFALIGHPIGHSMSPFLHSKLFALSGVNASYTLHDISPENLASSVPFLRTLDGFNITIPHKETIIRFLDSLDPRAEEAGSVNTVKNVDGRLIGYTTDGEGFRRALEFAGVPLGGRVAILGAGGAARAIAFEAAHAGARITVAAREHSLPSAQRLCAELRAKIPGTTAESCLISNLSGTWDLLVNATPAGMIPHPETCAASEELVANSACVFDAVYNPDETKLLSIAKRLGKKAVGGVGMLVCQAAAAEEIWLGTHFSAKDLQALFAETSLQVRARFGNLTLCGFMGCGKTTCGRILAKRLNRRFVDLDEYIEQKQGMSVSEIFAKKGEPAFRQMETDAVKELSHSGGLVIAAGGGTLLKPENAAALRANGIVVLLDASLEAVRERLKDDTARPLLHQPNSADAIDFLYRERLAGYRAAADFTVPADGTPEETVESVIRLLSLA